A part of Anolis sagrei isolate rAnoSag1 chromosome 3, rAnoSag1.mat, whole genome shotgun sequence genomic DNA contains:
- the ARL6 gene encoding ADP-ribosylation factor-like protein 6 isoform X2: MGLFDKLAGWLGLKKKEVHVLCLGLDNSGKTTIINKLKPSNAQAQDIVPTIGFSIEKFKTSSLSFTVFDMSGQGRYRNLWEHYYKDCQAIIFVIDSSDKLRMVVAKEELDTLMNHPDLKHRRIPILFFANKMDLRDAVSSVKVSHLLSLEDIKDKPWHICASDAIKGEGLQEGVDWLQDQITQ, from the exons ATGGGATTATTTGACAAGCTGGCAGGCTGGCTTGGCCTGAAGAAGAAGGAGGTTCATGTTTTGTGCCTTGGATTGGATAATAGTGGCAAAACAACAATTATCAACAAACTGAAACCATCTAAT GCTCAAGCTCAAGATATTGTTCCCACAATAGGATTTAGTATAGAAAAATTCAAGACCTCAAG ttTGTCATTCACTGTGTTTGATATGTCGGGTCAAGGAAGATACAGAAATCTTTGGGAGCACTACTACAA GGATTGCCAAgccattatttttgttattgataGCAGTGACAAACTAAGAATGGTTGTGGCCAAAGAAGAGCTTGACACACTCATGAATCATCCAG ATCTTAAACATAGACGAATACCCATTTTGTTCTTTGCAAACAAGATGGACCTTAGAGACGCTGTGTCATCTGTAAAAGTTTCTCACTTACTGTCCTTGGAGGACATCAAAGACAAGCCATGGCATATCTG TGCTAGTGATGCTATTAAGGGAGAAGGATTGCAAGAAGGTGTAGACTGGCTTCAAG ATCAAATTACACAGTAA
- the ARL6 gene encoding ADP-ribosylation factor-like protein 6 isoform X1 — protein sequence MGLFDKLAGWLGLKKKEVHVLCLGLDNSGKTTIINKLKPSNAQAQDIVPTIGFSIEKFKTSSLSFTVFDMSGQGRYRNLWEHYYKDCQAIIFVIDSSDKLRMVVAKEELDTLMNHPDLKHRRIPILFFANKMDLRDAVSSVKVSHLLSLEDIKDKPWHICASDAIKGEGLQEGVDWLQDQIQLMKT from the exons ATGGGATTATTTGACAAGCTGGCAGGCTGGCTTGGCCTGAAGAAGAAGGAGGTTCATGTTTTGTGCCTTGGATTGGATAATAGTGGCAAAACAACAATTATCAACAAACTGAAACCATCTAAT GCTCAAGCTCAAGATATTGTTCCCACAATAGGATTTAGTATAGAAAAATTCAAGACCTCAAG ttTGTCATTCACTGTGTTTGATATGTCGGGTCAAGGAAGATACAGAAATCTTTGGGAGCACTACTACAA GGATTGCCAAgccattatttttgttattgataGCAGTGACAAACTAAGAATGGTTGTGGCCAAAGAAGAGCTTGACACACTCATGAATCATCCAG ATCTTAAACATAGACGAATACCCATTTTGTTCTTTGCAAACAAGATGGACCTTAGAGACGCTGTGTCATCTGTAAAAGTTTCTCACTTACTGTCCTTGGAGGACATCAAAGACAAGCCATGGCATATCTG TGCTAGTGATGCTATTAAGGGAGAAGGATTGCAAGAAGGTGTAGACTGGCTTCAAG ATCAAATTCAATTAATGAAGACATGA